The Lycium barbarum isolate Lr01 chromosome 12, ASM1917538v2, whole genome shotgun sequence genome includes a region encoding these proteins:
- the LOC132624404 gene encoding uncharacterized protein LOC132624404: METESDVNAPNGTAIVGATAGTTVGVTVGPTNVASPSRPTAAHAMAPAEKPGKFSGMQKFTNENPLATEEGMPENQRFMITEAWKHADFLCKGYVLSALDDDLYNVYSSTKTSKELWLALEKKYKTEDACLKKFVVAKFLDYNMTDSMVINEAFQVAAVIEKLPPSWRDFKNYLKHKRANIVEEAAPKNKKRKPFGKSKEQNKKKFKGNCYNCGKAGHKAPDCRLPKRDKGKGQANMVEKNDDMDDLCAMLSE, encoded by the exons ATGGAAACAGAAAGTGATGTTAATGCTCCTAATGGAACTGCAATTGTTGGTGCGACTGCTGGTACTACTGTTGGCGTGACTGTTGGGCCGACAAATGTTGCATCGCCAAGCCGTCCAACTGCTGCACATGCAATGGCACCGGCAGAGAAACCAGGGAAGTTTTCTG GCATGCAGAAGTTCACAAATGAAAATCCTCTTGCTACTGAAGAAGGAATGCCTGAAAACCAGCGCTTTATGATTACTGAGGCTTGGAAGCATGCAGATTTTTTGTGCAAAGGATACGTCCTTAGTGCACTAGATGATGATTTGTATAATGTCTACAGTTCTACCAAAACTTCAAAAGAATTATGGCTTGCACTCGAAAAGAAGTATAAAACTGAAGATGCATGCTTGAAAAAATTCGTGGTTGCTAAGTTTCTTGACTACAATATGACAGACA gtatggtGATCAACGAGGCATTTCAAGTGGCTGCTGTGATTGAGAAGTTGCCTCCTTCATGGAGAGACTTCAAGAACTATTTGAAACACAAGC GAGCGAACATCGTTGAAGAAGCTGCTCCAAAGAATAAGAAAAGGAAACCTTTTGGAAAGAGTAAGGAGCAgaacaagaaaaaattcaaggGCAATTGCTATAATTGTGGGAAAGCTGGCCACAAAGCCCCAGATTGTCGTCTCCCGAAAAGGGACAAGGGAAAGGGACAAGCCAATATGGTGGAGAAGAATGATGACATGGATGATCTGTGTGCAATGCTATCAGAGTGA